The following proteins come from a genomic window of Phnomibacter ginsenosidimutans:
- a CDS encoding AraC family transcriptional regulator, translating to MKDNKEGSHKNIWYGVGRQRIEIPRIVLKGKVQNNPVHSQLHICSIGHYPKAKGHYTYRKKGLPENFLFYCVDGHGWYQLGKQRFEVGPNEFFILPQHAEHAYGSDEEHPWTIYWVHFGGEALPEMNSMQSVQRCFKPQHVRNSGEILPLFSKMYKTLELGYSSDNLLFANLCLSQFLSLFLYNDRHYEATSKESLDCVDSAILFMQEHINDNLSLIDLSKRYNYSVSRFSSLFRQKTGYAPIDYFLQMKMQKACQQLDFSDRAIKDIAFSMGFDDPYYFSKRFRKIIGMSPKKYRTVRTSVTKSE from the coding sequence ATGAAAGACAATAAAGAAGGTTCACATAAAAATATCTGGTACGGCGTTGGCCGGCAGCGCATTGAAATTCCCCGGATTGTACTAAAGGGCAAAGTGCAAAACAATCCAGTGCATAGCCAATTGCACATTTGTTCTATTGGTCATTATCCCAAAGCCAAGGGCCACTATACCTATCGTAAAAAAGGGCTTCCTGAAAACTTCTTGTTTTATTGTGTAGATGGCCATGGCTGGTACCAGTTGGGCAAGCAACGCTTCGAAGTAGGCCCCAACGAATTTTTCATTTTGCCTCAACATGCAGAGCATGCTTATGGAAGCGATGAAGAACATCCATGGACTATTTACTGGGTTCATTTTGGTGGCGAAGCCTTGCCCGAAATGAACAGCATGCAATCGGTGCAGCGCTGTTTTAAACCACAGCATGTACGCAACAGCGGCGAAATTTTACCGTTGTTTTCGAAAATGTACAAGACGCTGGAGCTGGGTTACAGTAGCGATAATCTGCTGTTTGCCAATCTTTGTTTGTCGCAGTTTTTGAGCTTGTTTTTGTACAACGATCGGCACTACGAAGCCACATCAAAAGAAAGTCTTGATTGTGTAGACAGTGCCATTTTGTTTATGCAAGAGCACATCAACGATAATCTATCGCTTATTGATTTAAGCAAACGTTACAACTATTCGGTGTCACGTTTTTCCAGCCTCTTCAGGCAAAAAACGGGGTATGCTCCCATCGATTATTTTTTGCAAATGAAAATGCAAAAAGCCTGCCAGCAGCTCGATTTTAGTGACAGGGCTATTAAGGACATTGCTTTCAGCATGGGCTTCGATGATCCGTATTATTTTTCGAAACGCTTTCGCAAAATCATTGGCATGTCGCCCAAAAAATACCGCACTGTTCGAACCAGTGTTACCAAAAGCGAATAG
- a CDS encoding sialate O-acetylesterase yields the protein MKMTFRLYSLLLLLLASINGMAKVKLPYFFADNMVLQQQTNAAIWGWAKPGGNVSIQTSWNKAKYSTTADAQGKWKTAIATPVAGGPYSISISDGDAITLQNILIGEVWLCSGQSNMEMPMKGFRDQPILGSNDAIFNSANDQIRLYTVPRSVQRLPQDTSKQSAWKICNAETVGGFSATAYFFGKMLQEKLKVPVALINISYGGSPVEAFMDAASLKAFPEIAVPAANDTNKLNNRNATVLYNGMLHPFLGFSIRGAIWYQGESNNERAAQYEKLFPAFVQQIRAQSKQGDFPFYYCQIAPYNYFNFGVVNTTAANSAYLRDAQRKALKTIPNSGMAVLMDLGEEFNIHPADKATGSKRLAYLALANTYGLKGFAAESPAYESMHINGNSITLKFSHAPNGLTAYGKNSCSSKLQAPTRFFVRLQQLSMQAMSLCLHQKFQIR from the coding sequence ATGAAAATGACATTTCGTTTGTACAGCCTTTTGCTGCTGCTGTTGGCCAGCATCAACGGCATGGCCAAAGTAAAACTCCCCTATTTTTTTGCCGACAATATGGTATTGCAACAGCAAACCAATGCGGCCATTTGGGGTTGGGCAAAACCCGGCGGTAATGTGAGCATTCAAACATCATGGAACAAAGCCAAATACAGCACCACAGCCGATGCGCAGGGCAAATGGAAAACAGCTATAGCCACACCTGTTGCCGGCGGTCCATACAGCATCAGCATCAGCGATGGTGATGCCATCACCCTGCAAAATATTTTGATTGGTGAAGTGTGGTTATGCAGCGGGCAAAGCAATATGGAAATGCCCATGAAGGGTTTTCGTGACCAACCCATCCTCGGTAGCAATGATGCAATTTTCAATTCGGCCAACGATCAAATCAGGTTGTACACCGTGCCCCGTTCTGTGCAGCGTTTGCCACAAGATACCAGCAAGCAATCGGCTTGGAAAATTTGCAACGCCGAAACCGTTGGCGGTTTTAGTGCTACGGCCTATTTCTTTGGCAAAATGCTGCAGGAAAAACTGAAAGTGCCTGTGGCTCTCATTAACATTAGCTATGGTGGTTCGCCGGTAGAAGCATTTATGGATGCTGCCAGCTTAAAAGCTTTTCCTGAAATTGCTGTGCCTGCCGCCAACGACACCAACAAGCTCAACAACAGAAATGCGACCGTGCTATACAATGGCATGTTGCATCCGTTTTTAGGCTTCAGCATTCGCGGTGCTATTTGGTACCAGGGCGAAAGCAACAACGAACGTGCTGCGCAATACGAAAAACTGTTTCCTGCATTTGTGCAGCAAATAAGAGCACAAAGCAAGCAAGGCGATTTTCCATTTTACTACTGCCAGATTGCACCCTACAATTATTTCAATTTTGGCGTTGTAAATACAACTGCGGCCAACTCAGCCTACCTGCGGGATGCGCAGCGCAAAGCACTAAAAACAATTCCCAATAGTGGTATGGCGGTCCTAATGGATTTGGGCGAAGAATTCAACATTCACCCGGCAGACAAAGCCACTGGCAGCAAGCGGTTGGCCTACCTGGCACTGGCCAATACATACGGCCTCAAAGGCTTTGCTGCCGAAAGCCCTGCGTATGAATCTATGCACATCAATGGCAACAGTATTACGCTGAAATTCAGCCATGCACCCAACGGGCTCACTGCCTACGGCAAAAACTCATGCAGTTCGAAATTGCAGGCCCCAACAAGGTTTTTCGTCCGGCTACAGCAGTTATCAATGCAGGCAATGTCGTTGTGTCTTCACCAGAAATTCCAAATCCGGTAG
- a CDS encoding alpha-L-fucosidase: MRIVTILLFAGLSCAMAQAQEHNLSAKYVAPSDPLVAAKLAQWKQLKFGLLMHWGTYSQWGIVESWSLCPEDENWCIRRGPFANDWFAYKKAYEGLQQQFNPVLFNPDKWADAAATAGMKYMVFTTKHHDGFCMFDSKYTDYRITHSSSPFSTHPKANVAKEVFDAFRKKGFMIGAYFSKPDWHTPDYWWRYFPPKDRNVSYNPAKYPERWNAYKTFTHNQMLELATGYGPLDIFWLDGGWVRPKHSIDTAVEWQRTIPYDQDIDIPAIAAKVRQHQPGMLFVDRTVPGEYENYATPEQSVPNQYLPYPWESCMTLGNSWSHVPNDEYKPARKVIHLLTTIVSRNGSLLLNVGPRPDGEWDSIAYQRLQQIGSWMQQNGSAIYATEADPQLPSAGSWVFTKKTNEVFAIYQVPENETAMPATVLIPYTPKPTITAVQLLGSTKKLSFTVTEKGIVVNIPKSLVAAPPNAWAWVFQIVAP; this comes from the coding sequence ATGCGTATTGTTACCATTCTTCTTTTTGCAGGGCTTAGTTGTGCCATGGCACAAGCACAAGAGCACAACCTGAGTGCCAAATACGTTGCACCATCCGATCCGTTGGTAGCAGCCAAGCTGGCACAATGGAAGCAGCTTAAATTTGGCCTGCTCATGCATTGGGGCACCTATAGCCAATGGGGCATTGTAGAAAGCTGGAGCCTGTGCCCCGAAGATGAAAACTGGTGCATACGCCGCGGCCCATTTGCCAACGATTGGTTTGCTTACAAAAAAGCATACGAAGGTTTGCAGCAGCAGTTCAACCCGGTGCTGTTCAATCCAGATAAATGGGCCGATGCAGCCGCAACAGCCGGTATGAAGTACATGGTGTTTACCACCAAGCACCACGATGGGTTTTGCATGTTCGATAGTAAATACACCGACTATCGCATTACACATTCCTCTTCGCCATTCAGTACACATCCTAAAGCCAATGTGGCCAAGGAAGTGTTTGATGCGTTTCGCAAAAAAGGGTTCATGATTGGGGCGTATTTCAGCAAGCCCGATTGGCACACACCCGATTATTGGTGGCGTTATTTTCCACCCAAAGACCGCAATGTGAGCTACAATCCGGCAAAATATCCGGAGCGGTGGAATGCTTACAAAACCTTTACACACAATCAAATGCTTGAGCTGGCCACTGGCTATGGACCGTTAGATATTTTTTGGCTCGATGGTGGCTGGGTGCGTCCCAAGCACAGCATTGATACTGCGGTGGAGTGGCAGCGCACCATTCCTTACGATCAGGATATAGACATACCGGCTATTGCGGCCAAAGTGCGGCAGCATCAGCCGGGTATGTTGTTTGTAGACAGAACCGTACCGGGCGAATATGAAAACTACGCTACCCCCGAGCAGAGTGTGCCCAATCAATACTTGCCCTATCCATGGGAGAGTTGCATGACGCTGGGCAATTCATGGAGTCATGTGCCCAATGATGAATACAAGCCGGCGAGAAAAGTGATTCATCTACTCACCACCATTGTGAGCAGAAATGGCAGCCTGCTGCTAAACGTAGGCCCACGGCCCGATGGCGAATGGGACAGCATTGCATACCAGCGCCTGCAACAAATTGGTAGTTGGATGCAACAAAACGGTTCGGCTATTTATGCTACCGAAGCCGATCCGCAATTGCCGTCTGCAGGTTCTTGGGTATTCACCAAAAAAACGAATGAAGTATTTGCCATTTATCAGGTGCCGGAAAATGAAACAGCAATGCCCGCCACTGTGCTCATTCCGTACACGCCCAAGCCTACAATAACTGCCGTACAGTTGTTGGGAAGTACAAAGAAACTCTCGTTTACGGTAACCGAAAAAGGCATTGTGGTCAACATTCCAAAGTCTTTGGTTGCAGCACCACCCAATGCATGGGCTTGGGTTTTTCAAATAGTGGCGCCATAA